CAATAGTTTTAAGCAAGGTTATTTACAACAGAGTGATGTGTTGGCAGTGAAAGTGCGCGTTACCGAAGTTGAAAACCAATTGCAATACGCAAAAAGCAACGTGATTAATGCTTCGGAATATTTGGCTGTGTTGATGAACGAAGCGGTTTCGGGAGTATTTAAACCAACGGATTCGCTAAGGGTTGCTACGGAATTGAGTTCCGCTGAAACCTTTTCCAATTCCCGAGCAGACATACAGGCAATGGAGTTTGCTGCCGAAGCCTACAAACAAAATTACAAAGCCGATAAATTGACGTTCCTGCCAAGGCTGAATGCTTTTGGAAGCTATGAACTGTACGACGATGAAATATTTCAGGCAGGTGCCAATGGCTATTTATTTGGCGCCGCGTTGACGTGGAATCTTTTTGAGGGCTCAAAACGCTTCGGAAAAACCCAAAAGAGCAAGGCCGAATTCAACAAGGCAAACCTTGAATTGGAACAGTACAAAGCGGAAAGTCAGTTAGAAGTAAACAAGGCAAAACGAATGTACCAGGATGCAAAAAACAATTTGACATTAACTGAATTGGCACTTGAGCAATCAAAAGAGGCTTTGCGCATTCGCACCAACAGATTTAAGGAAGGCCTTGAAAGAACAACCGATTTATTAAGCGCGGAAACACAGTATTCACAGAAACAATTGGAATATTACAGCACCGTTTTTCAACATAATTATGCTTTGGCGTATTTGCGATTTTTAACGGAGGAATGAAAATGAAATCGAAATCGAAATCGAAATCGAAATCGAAAACGAAAATGAAATCGAAAATGAAATCGAAATCGAAATCGAAATCGAAATCGGAAATGAAATTGAAATTGAACAAGATTTAAAAGATATAAATATGAAATTAGTATATACAAGTTTGTTTTTTTTAGGGGTATTGGGCCTTTCTAGCTGCGGCAATTCTTCGGAAGAAAAGAAAATTGACAATTCCCCTGCTGTTCCAGTAACGGTGAGTTCCGTAGCTGCAGAAAACAATACGCCATTTTTAACCGCCAGCGGAAAAATAGAAGCCGCAAACAGTGCCACCCTTAGTACGCGAATGATGGGCTTTGTGGATAAAGTACATGTAAATGTGGGTGAAAAAGTTACAAATGGACAGTTATTGGTAAGTATCAACAATTCAGACCTTTCAGCAAAACAAGCGCAGACCAACGCCGGAATTACGGAAGCGCAAGCTGCTTTTAACAATGCCGAAAAAGATTATCAACGCTTTCAAAATCTCTTTGCGGATAATAGTGCAAGCCAAAAGGAATTGGATGATCAACGCGCGCGTTACGAAATGGCAAAGGCCAGACTGGAAGGCGCAAAGCAGATGAAAAACGAAGTACAATCGCAGTTTGCTTATGTAAATCTACGGGCGCCTTTTAACGGGGTAGTTACCAATAAATTTATTGATGCTGGCGATATGGCAAATCCCGGTGTTCCTTTAATTTCGGTGGAAGGTCCAGGCAATTTTGAAGTAACCGCTTCCGTGCCTGAAAGTGAAATCTCAAAAATAAAATCCGGTACCGAAGTACAAGTAATCGTAAAATCGATGGATAAGGTAGTGCCCGGAACGGTAACCGAAGTAAGTACTTCGGCTAAAAATACCGGCGGACAATATTTGGTAAAGATAGCATTGGCCGAGACTGAGGCTAATATACTTTCGGGTATGTACGCGACGGTGCAGTTTCCTGTGGAGAAATCTACCGATGTAAGTTTGGTTCTAGTCCCGGAAGACGCTTTGGTAAAAC
This region of Aequorivita marisscotiae genomic DNA includes:
- a CDS encoding TolC family protein; the protein is MKINKFFLFLGFLPALVFAQETIPISKAEVLEKVSTQNNQLKIGEQQVLAAKGDYNQTNAVFLPNITASHTGMATTNPLMAFGIKLNQEIVTQADFDPNMLNNPSQIQMFATKFEVQQPLINVDGIFQRKAAKAKWNATQLQLARTGDYMVLETEKAYMQLQLAYKSVTVLETALNAANENLRLADNSFKQGYLQQSDVLAVKVRVTEVENQLQYAKSNVINASEYLAVLMNEAVSGVFKPTDSLRVATELSSAETFSNSRADIQAMEFAAEAYKQNYKADKLTFLPRLNAFGSYELYDDEIFQAGANGYLFGAALTWNLFEGSKRFGKTQKSKAEFNKANLELEQYKAESQLEVNKAKRMYQDAKNNLTLTELALEQSKEALRIRTNRFKEGLERTTDLLSAETQYSQKQLEYYSTVFQHNYALAYLRFLTEE
- a CDS encoding efflux RND transporter periplasmic adaptor subunit; this translates as MKLVYTSLFFLGVLGLSSCGNSSEEKKIDNSPAVPVTVSSVAAENNTPFLTASGKIEAANSATLSTRMMGFVDKVHVNVGEKVTNGQLLVSINNSDLSAKQAQTNAGITEAQAAFNNAEKDYQRFQNLFADNSASQKELDDQRARYEMAKARLEGAKQMKNEVQSQFAYVNLRAPFNGVVTNKFIDAGDMANPGVPLISVEGPGNFEVTASVPESEISKIKSGTEVQVIVKSMDKVVPGTVTEVSTSAKNTGGQYLVKIALAETEANILSGMYATVQFPVEKSTDVSLVLVPEDALVKRGQLTGIYTVSQSNTAILRWVRVGRSYGDQVEVLSGLAADENYIIDAEGKLYNGAKLTIKQ